Proteins encoded together in one Spirochaeta isovalerica window:
- a CDS encoding ankyrin repeat domain-containing protein, which produces MKRLLMMAMMLLQIFSFYVHAQSDRWPYNQDFWKNVTIEQLERELKSGADINKVDSLGYTALSYAAGLTEDIEVISLLLDKEPEINFRAGNGWTPLMFAVSMNRNTDIARMLLQKGADVNAVDSRGYSVLMTAASWSIQGEIIDMLIEYGADVSLRNSDSGFTALMYAAARNSYTGITEALIRGGSDPEKRDSTGRTAIMLAAELNENPGVFAYLFDRGVSRIKRDGDGRTLIMLAAAGYNPENVELLYESGADLKAYDSANKNVWDYISANENMKDADIYWKFNDMYYEGFWEVVPEENDEVTGD; this is translated from the coding sequence ATGAAACGATTGCTTATGATGGCAATGATGCTTCTTCAAATTTTCTCGTTTTATGTCCATGCCCAGTCGGACCGATGGCCCTACAATCAGGACTTCTGGAAAAATGTGACGATTGAACAATTGGAAAGGGAGCTGAAGTCCGGTGCCGATATCAACAAAGTCGATTCTCTTGGCTACACGGCTCTTTCCTACGCCGCCGGCCTGACAGAAGATATTGAAGTTATCTCCCTGCTCCTCGATAAGGAACCGGAGATTAATTTCAGAGCCGGGAACGGCTGGACCCCCCTGATGTTTGCCGTTTCCATGAACCGGAATACCGATATTGCGAGAATGCTTCTTCAAAAGGGTGCTGATGTCAACGCGGTCGATTCCAGGGGCTACTCCGTGCTTATGACGGCTGCCAGCTGGAGCATTCAGGGCGAAATCATTGATATGCTCATAGAATACGGGGCCGATGTATCACTGAGGAACAGCGATAGCGGTTTTACAGCGCTTATGTATGCTGCCGCCAGGAACAGCTACACCGGTATTACGGAAGCGCTGATAAGGGGCGGTTCCGATCCCGAGAAAAGAGACAGTACGGGACGGACAGCCATCATGCTCGCGGCGGAGCTCAATGAAAATCCGGGAGTTTTTGCCTACCTGTTCGACAGAGGCGTAAGCCGCATCAAACGGGACGGAGACGGGCGTACTCTGATTATGCTCGCCGCAGCCGGCTATAATCCGGAAAACGTGGAACTTCTGTACGAGAGCGGCGCCGATCTGAAGGCTTACGACAGTGCGAACAAGAATGTCTGGGACTATATCTCCGCCAATGAAAATATGAAGGATGCAGACATCTACTGGAAGTTCAACGATATGTATTATGAAGGTTTCTGGGAAGTCGTTCCCGAGGAAAATGATGAGGTTACAGGAGATTAA